The following proteins come from a genomic window of Terribacillus aidingensis:
- a CDS encoding S1C family serine protease yields the protein MDYFDDHQKEPEKPKRTSWLLPAILGGIIGAGIVLLVAYGLDRESLTPNDQSQSQQGEATQLASDSNQNPNLQNVSVDVQSGITDIVDKTAPAVVGVVNLQQGDALFSQEESTAGSGSGVIYKKEGDKAYVVTNHHVVEGATDVDVILHNGVEVSAKLLGSDVFTDLAVLEMDASRVEQVIEIGTSSTVKTGEPVIAIGDPLGFSGSVTQGIISGVNRTVPQDFNGDGRADWQADVMQTDAAINPGNSGGALINMAGQLIGINSMKIAESSVEGIGFAIPVDSAVPIMEQLEQNGQVERPYLGVEAYSLNEIPASERTEHLGLPDDMENGVYIWSLEALSPAGKAGLQELDVITELDGQPIDDMTSLRKHLYEDKKIGDQMKVTYYRDGEKNETTVTLSEQQ from the coding sequence ATGGACTACTTTGATGATCACCAGAAGGAACCGGAAAAACCGAAGCGCACAAGCTGGCTGCTGCCGGCTATATTGGGCGGTATCATCGGAGCTGGTATCGTATTGCTTGTTGCTTATGGCCTTGATCGAGAAAGTCTGACGCCGAACGATCAATCACAGTCACAGCAAGGAGAGGCTACGCAGCTCGCATCAGATTCGAATCAGAACCCCAATTTACAAAATGTCAGCGTGGATGTGCAATCAGGTATTACAGATATTGTCGATAAAACAGCACCAGCAGTCGTCGGTGTCGTGAATCTGCAGCAGGGTGATGCGCTTTTCTCACAGGAGGAGAGTACTGCAGGAAGCGGCTCTGGCGTCATTTATAAAAAAGAAGGCGATAAAGCCTATGTGGTGACCAATCATCATGTTGTCGAAGGTGCAACGGATGTAGATGTTATTCTCCATAACGGGGTGGAAGTTTCCGCAAAGCTGCTAGGCAGTGACGTTTTCACGGATTTGGCAGTCTTGGAAATGGATGCTTCCCGAGTGGAGCAGGTGATTGAGATTGGTACTTCTTCTACTGTCAAAACAGGTGAGCCTGTAATTGCAATCGGAGATCCGCTAGGCTTCTCGGGATCAGTTACACAAGGCATCATTAGCGGAGTCAATCGTACCGTTCCCCAGGATTTTAATGGGGATGGCAGAGCAGATTGGCAGGCAGATGTTATGCAGACAGATGCAGCAATCAACCCTGGTAACAGCGGTGGCGCCCTTATAAATATGGCGGGGCAGCTGATTGGTATCAATTCGATGAAAATCGCTGAATCCTCTGTGGAAGGAATCGGATTTGCTATTCCAGTCGATAGTGCAGTACCTATCATGGAACAGCTTGAGCAGAATGGGCAAGTGGAGCGCCCCTACTTAGGAGTAGAAGCATATTCATTGAATGAAATACCGGCATCGGAACGGACAGAACATCTCGGTTTGCCGGATGACATGGAAAATGGTGTCTACATTTGGAGTCTTGAAGCCCTATCTCCTGCAGGAAAAGCAGGATTACAGGAGCTGGATGTCATCACAGAGCTTGATGGTCAGCCAATTGATGATATGACATCTTTACGGAAGCATCTTTATGAGGATAAAAAAATCGGAGATCAAATGAAAGTAACGTATTATCGAGATGGTGAGAAAAACGAAACGACCGTCACATTAAGTGAACAGCAATGA
- a CDS encoding MBL fold metallo-hydrolase yields MTLSFSVLASGSSGNAFFIGTEKERILVDAGLTGKELQRLLEEAGIDPATLTKILVTHEHSDHIKGLGVAARKFDLPIYANEKTWKAMENSIGKIPLDHKFIFDMEETKTFGDLDVLSFGVSHDAAEPMFYAFHHEGKKVALVTDTGYVSDRVKKIVEKADAYIFEANHDVSMLQMGAYPWNVKRRILGDLGHVSNEDSALALTDLIDNNTKRIYLAHLSRDNNMKDLARLAVGNILQERGFDLNKHIELHDTDPKTPTPIFQIV; encoded by the coding sequence ATGACGTTAAGCTTTAGCGTACTTGCTTCAGGCAGTTCTGGGAATGCGTTCTTTATCGGAACGGAAAAAGAGCGCATCCTGGTCGATGCTGGTCTGACAGGCAAGGAGCTGCAGCGTTTATTGGAGGAGGCAGGAATCGATCCGGCGACACTGACGAAAATCCTAGTCACACATGAGCACAGTGACCATATAAAAGGATTAGGTGTGGCGGCAAGGAAATTCGATCTGCCGATCTATGCAAACGAAAAGACATGGAAAGCGATGGAGAACAGCATCGGGAAAATACCTTTGGATCATAAATTCATTTTTGACATGGAAGAGACGAAAACATTTGGAGATCTGGATGTGCTGTCCTTCGGTGTATCCCATGATGCGGCAGAGCCGATGTTTTATGCTTTCCATCACGAAGGTAAAAAGGTAGCGTTAGTGACGGATACAGGTTATGTATCCGATCGAGTGAAGAAAATCGTCGAGAAAGCAGATGCTTATATTTTTGAAGCAAACCATGATGTAAGTATGCTGCAAATGGGCGCCTATCCGTGGAATGTAAAACGAAGGATACTTGGTGACCTTGGTCACGTATCCAATGAAGACAGTGCGCTTGCTCTTACAGACTTGATTGATAACAATACGAAACGCATTTATCTTGCACATTTGAGCCGCGATAACAATATGAAGGACCTTGCACGGCTTGCAGTAGGGAATATCCTGCAGGAGCGAGGCTTTGATTTGAATAAGCACATTGAGTTGCATGATACTGATCCAAAAACACCGACACCGATTTTCCAGATAGTTTAA
- the yycF gene encoding response regulator YycF, translating into MNHKILVVDDEKPIADILKFNLEKEGYEVICAYDGDEAVELVQQENPDLILLDIMLPNKDGNEVCREVRKTHNMPIIMLTAKDAEIDKVLGLELGADDYVTKPFSNREVIARVKANLRRQAQIPEDDSKENKDIEIGKLVIHPEAYTVTNDGVQVELTHREFELLHYLARHSGQVMTREHLLETVWGYDYFGDVRTVDVTVRRLREKIEDNPSSPLWIITRRGVGYYLRSPEQE; encoded by the coding sequence ATGAACCATAAGATTTTAGTGGTGGACGACGAAAAACCAATCGCTGATATATTGAAATTCAACTTAGAGAAGGAAGGATACGAGGTGATCTGTGCATATGACGGTGATGAAGCTGTCGAATTAGTGCAGCAAGAGAACCCGGATTTGATCCTTTTGGATATTATGCTGCCGAACAAAGATGGCAATGAAGTTTGCCGTGAAGTGCGTAAAACACATAATATGCCGATTATCATGCTGACTGCAAAAGATGCAGAGATTGATAAGGTACTCGGTCTTGAGCTTGGTGCTGATGACTATGTCACAAAACCTTTCAGCAACCGGGAAGTGATTGCCCGTGTTAAAGCGAATTTACGCAGACAGGCTCAAATCCCAGAGGATGACAGCAAAGAAAACAAAGATATCGAAATCGGTAAGCTTGTCATTCATCCGGAAGCCTATACCGTTACAAATGATGGCGTACAGGTAGAACTGACGCATCGTGAATTTGAATTGCTTCATTACCTTGCCCGTCATAGCGGACAAGTCATGACACGTGAACATTTGCTGGAGACAGTATGGGGATATGACTATTTCGGCGATGTCCGCACAGTTGACGTAACTGTCCGCCGTCTCCGGGAGAAAATCGAAGACAATCCGAGCAGTCCGCTCTGGATCATTACACGCAGGGGTGTAGGTTATTATCTTCGCAGCCCTGAACAGGAGTAA
- the yycH gene encoding two-component system activity regulator YycH has translation MKMETFNTILLIILVALSLVLTAYVWTFQPNSLKSDSIGTEEPKTLDGTEKQLADVVRPTHTYVHNGGSHFVFTSKDEEQVFVNGLADWTLTNTKSGSVTELPQTSIELVYPVTVAYSQLNALFQVEGAENVTNRLGNGGFTRLYLEPSEDGRTTKLTFVNERQENPLESVVTATATNSVYDFIHDEDKLNAAVSLSDTNEWNRIYLPETADVNDSIVRGETITRNDFADIYMEEKSVQGTDQYTDSNLLEMIKFRNNGQFASYQYNSTSSSVGTTSRTDQLQAAISAINTHKGWTDDYNLYAISGENNFTFQFRMISNGYPVFQTNDLSLISIRMQDNLPEPVSYERTLLNIGVAGGSQNEYQLTAQQVIDWIIENKYSPRDIQDAIIGYRLEDNDDSAIYKYHLKPSWYVKYQGEWYEVGDSETGGES, from the coding sequence ATGAAGATGGAAACTTTCAATACGATTCTTCTAATCATACTTGTGGCATTAAGTTTGGTCCTGACAGCCTATGTATGGACATTTCAGCCTAACAGTTTGAAATCAGATTCAATCGGCACCGAAGAACCTAAAACATTGGATGGGACAGAAAAACAGCTGGCTGATGTGGTTCGGCCCACGCATACGTATGTGCATAACGGTGGCAGTCACTTTGTTTTTACTTCTAAGGATGAAGAGCAGGTCTTCGTGAATGGATTGGCTGACTGGACACTTACGAATACCAAATCAGGAAGCGTAACGGAACTGCCTCAGACGAGTATAGAACTTGTTTATCCGGTGACTGTTGCCTATTCCCAGCTGAATGCTCTCTTCCAGGTGGAAGGAGCAGAGAACGTAACAAACAGACTTGGTAATGGCGGTTTTACAAGACTGTATTTGGAACCGAGCGAAGATGGCAGGACGACAAAATTGACCTTTGTCAACGAACGGCAGGAAAATCCATTGGAGAGTGTCGTAACTGCTACTGCCACAAATAGTGTCTATGATTTCATTCACGATGAGGATAAACTCAATGCTGCAGTTTCCTTATCAGATACAAATGAATGGAATAGAATTTATTTGCCGGAAACGGCTGATGTTAACGATAGTATTGTCCGCGGCGAGACGATTACCAGGAATGATTTCGCAGATATTTATATGGAGGAAAAATCTGTACAAGGTACAGATCAATATACGGATAGCAACTTGTTAGAGATGATCAAGTTCAGAAACAACGGACAATTCGCTTCTTATCAATATAATTCAACCTCTTCCAGCGTAGGGACAACGAGCAGGACGGATCAGCTGCAGGCTGCAATCAGTGCCATCAATACGCATAAGGGATGGACGGATGATTATAATTTGTATGCTATAAGCGGAGAAAACAACTTTACATTTCAGTTTCGGATGATAAGTAACGGCTATCCTGTTTTTCAGACAAATGATCTTTCCTTGATTTCTATCCGCATGCAGGATAATCTGCCCGAACCAGTAAGCTATGAGAGAACGCTCCTTAACATTGGTGTTGCCGGTGGTTCACAGAATGAATATCAGCTAACAGCGCAGCAGGTGATAGACTGGATCATTGAAAACAAGTATAGTCCGCGTGATATACAGGATGCTATCATTGGGTATCGCTTGGAAGATAACGATGATTCTGCTATTTACAAATATCATCTGAAACCAAGCTGGTATGTGAAATACCAGGGAGAATGGTATGAGGTAGGAGACAGTGAGACAGGGGGAGAGAGCTGA
- the dnaB gene encoding replicative DNA helicase has translation MEEVWNDRTPPHNIEAEQAVIGAIFLEPEALSRASEQVVADDFYRASHQRIFDAMMRLSDRGEPVDLVTVTTALANAKLLEEVGGVSYLSDLANAVPTAANIEYYSKIVAEKALLRRLIRSATDIVTSSFAKEDAVEDVLNEAEKSIMEVSGRKNSGAFQNIKDVLIDVYDNIEKLHHQNASITGIPTGYRDLDKMTSGFQRNDLIIIAARPSVGKTAFALNIAQNVSIHAGENVAIFSLEMGASQLVSRMLCAEGNIDAQRLRTGSLQAEDWAKLTMAMGSLSNAGVYIDDTPGIRVSDIRSKCRRLKQEGGLGMILIDYLQLIMGSSSGKGENRQQEVSEISRSLKALARELEVPVIALSQLSRGVEQRQDKRPMMSDLRESGSIEQDADIVGFLYRDDYYDKESEKQNIIEIILAKQRNGPVGTVELAFVKEYNKFVDLDHRYSESDVPPA, from the coding sequence ATGGAAGAAGTCTGGAATGATCGGACCCCTCCACATAATATAGAAGCAGAGCAAGCTGTAATTGGTGCTATTTTCCTGGAGCCGGAAGCTTTATCGAGAGCATCGGAACAGGTTGTAGCGGACGATTTCTACCGAGCAAGCCACCAGCGTATCTTTGATGCGATGATGCGCCTATCCGATAGAGGAGAACCAGTTGACCTGGTAACCGTCACCACTGCACTTGCTAATGCAAAATTGTTGGAGGAGGTCGGTGGCGTTTCGTATTTGAGCGATCTTGCTAACGCCGTTCCAACTGCAGCAAATATTGAATATTACAGCAAAATCGTAGCTGAAAAGGCGCTGCTGCGCCGACTTATACGTTCTGCCACGGATATTGTCACATCAAGCTTTGCTAAAGAAGATGCTGTCGAGGATGTTCTCAACGAAGCAGAGAAATCGATTATGGAAGTATCCGGCCGTAAAAATTCCGGAGCTTTTCAGAACATAAAGGACGTTTTGATTGATGTTTACGATAATATCGAGAAATTACATCATCAAAATGCTTCTATTACAGGTATTCCGACTGGTTACCGTGACTTAGATAAAATGACCTCCGGATTCCAGCGTAATGATTTGATCATCATTGCTGCCCGTCCTTCTGTAGGTAAGACAGCATTTGCCTTGAACATTGCACAAAATGTATCGATACATGCAGGGGAAAATGTAGCTATCTTTAGCTTGGAGATGGGTGCATCACAGCTTGTATCACGTATGCTCTGTGCAGAGGGGAATATCGATGCACAGCGTCTGCGGACAGGAAGTCTACAAGCGGAAGACTGGGCTAAACTCACGATGGCAATGGGCAGCCTGTCTAATGCAGGGGTTTATATCGATGATACGCCTGGTATCCGTGTAAGTGATATCAGGTCCAAATGCCGTCGTCTGAAGCAGGAAGGCGGATTAGGGATGATCCTGATTGATTACTTACAGCTCATCATGGGTTCAAGCTCTGGAAAAGGAGAAAACCGTCAGCAGGAAGTATCGGAAATCTCCCGTTCCTTAAAAGCTCTAGCTCGTGAGCTGGAAGTGCCAGTAATCGCTCTATCACAGCTTTCTCGTGGAGTAGAGCAGCGACAGGACAAACGTCCGATGATGTCCGACTTGCGTGAATCAGGAAGTATCGAGCAGGATGCCGATATCGTCGGCTTCTTGTATCGTGACGATTATTACGACAAAGAATCGGAAAAACAGAATATCATTGAGATCATTCTGGCTAAGCAGCGTAACGGCCCGGTAGGAACAGTCGAGCTGGCGTTTGTGAAAGAGTATAATAAATTCGTAGATTTGGATCATAGATATTCGGAAAGCGATGTTCCACCGGCATAA
- the walK gene encoding cell wall metabolism sensor histidine kinase WalK, protein MNKIGFFRSVSLKLVVVYILLLIIALLLIGVFFTNSLENQLIRNTRDSLDSNMQWLEQSLAQEFEEERSPTDPTLEEDIADLLKTYSEGGETKIQVIDIQRQLVGTSELGDQTSIGSRVTDNNIVQAITNNGFAPASETKLNIVIDKATGDRTLKSYYNIEGTDSNGESELLGLIYVRTSIEDVYSQLKSTNLIFLRATFIALIFAAILGVLIARAITKPIKEMQKQARVMATGDFSKRVNVYGEDEIGQLARTFNHMNDELRQAHMRTEGERRKLSSVLSHMSDGVIATDRNGAITLMNAPAESLIGRSADEVRGQFLIEVLNLNEKIVDITEIQETGSIIIDMSDDDQYLLLRCNFSIVQDEYEQISGFITVISDVTEQEQIDQERREFVSNVSHELRTPLTTMRSYLEALTDGAWKDESIAPHFLDVTQQETDRMIRLVNDLLQLSRMDSSNYTMEWDRINFVDFFHHVIDRFEMNKRDDIHFERYLPKEEALVTIDKDKVMQVLDNVISNAIKYSPDGGTIRFRLRKDSQKLLISISDEGMGIAYEKLDKIFERFYRTDKARTRKLGGTGLGLAIAKDLVEAHHGVIWAESKEGRGTTVLFTIPINRKRGEVR, encoded by the coding sequence ATGAATAAAATAGGCTTTTTCCGTTCTGTGAGCCTAAAACTGGTTGTCGTTTACATTTTGCTGCTGATCATCGCTCTTTTGTTGATCGGCGTCTTTTTTACCAACAGCTTGGAAAACCAGCTGATAAGAAATACGCGTGATTCTCTTGATTCCAATATGCAATGGCTGGAGCAATCATTAGCTCAGGAATTTGAAGAAGAGCGTTCCCCGACCGATCCTACATTAGAGGAAGATATCGCGGATTTACTGAAGACTTATTCAGAGGGCGGAGAGACAAAAATACAAGTAATTGATATACAGAGGCAGCTTGTCGGGACAAGTGAGCTTGGTGATCAGACTTCAATCGGTTCCAGGGTAACAGACAATAATATCGTTCAAGCGATCACGAATAATGGTTTTGCACCTGCATCGGAGACAAAGCTTAACATCGTTATAGATAAAGCCACAGGCGATCGCACGCTGAAATCGTACTACAACATCGAAGGAACAGATAGTAATGGCGAGAGTGAACTGCTCGGCTTGATTTATGTTCGTACGTCGATTGAAGATGTATATAGTCAGCTGAAAAGCACGAACCTTATCTTCTTGCGCGCCACATTTATTGCACTTATCTTTGCAGCTATCCTAGGGGTACTCATTGCCCGGGCAATAACGAAACCAATCAAGGAAATGCAAAAGCAGGCCCGTGTTATGGCAACTGGGGACTTCTCCAAGCGAGTGAATGTCTATGGAGAGGATGAAATTGGGCAGCTAGCCCGTACTTTCAATCACATGAATGATGAACTCCGGCAAGCACATATGCGGACTGAGGGAGAACGCCGCAAGCTTAGTTCTGTCCTTTCTCATATGTCAGATGGTGTCATCGCGACCGACAGGAATGGAGCTATCACGCTAATGAATGCTCCAGCAGAGAGTCTGATTGGACGAAGTGCTGACGAAGTTCGCGGTCAATTCCTAATTGAAGTATTGAATCTGAATGAAAAGATAGTCGATATTACAGAGATTCAGGAAACAGGATCGATCATCATTGATATGAGTGATGATGACCAGTATTTGCTGCTGCGATGCAACTTCTCGATCGTGCAGGATGAATACGAGCAAATCAGCGGGTTCATCACTGTAATCAGTGATGTTACCGAACAGGAACAAATTGATCAAGAACGCCGGGAGTTTGTTTCAAACGTATCTCACGAGCTCCGGACTCCGCTGACAACCATGAGGAGTTATTTGGAGGCACTGACAGATGGTGCATGGAAGGATGAATCAATCGCACCGCATTTCCTTGACGTAACCCAGCAGGAAACGGATCGGATGATCAGGCTTGTCAATGATCTGCTGCAGCTCTCCCGTATGGATAGCAGCAACTACACGATGGAGTGGGATCGAATTAATTTTGTTGACTTCTTCCATCACGTAATTGACCGTTTTGAAATGAACAAGCGCGATGATATCCATTTCGAACGCTATTTACCGAAGGAAGAAGCGCTCGTCACGATTGATAAAGATAAAGTTATGCAAGTTTTGGATAACGTGATTAGTAATGCAATCAAATATTCTCCCGATGGCGGCACCATCCGTTTCCGCCTTCGTAAAGACAGCCAGAAGCTATTAATCAGCATCTCCGATGAGGGTATGGGTATCGCATATGAAAAACTAGATAAGATATTCGAACGATTTTACCGGACGGACAAAGCTCGTACACGTAAACTGGGTGGAACGGGTCTTGGCCTTGCAATTGCGAAAGACCTTGTCGAAGCGCATCATGGTGTCATTTGGGCAGAGAGCAAGGAAGGAAGAGGCACGACCGTGCTCTTCACCATTCCGATCAACCGGAAAAGGGGTGAGGTGCGATGA
- the yycI gene encoding two-component system regulatory protein YycI: MQWNKIKLMFILAFLVLNIYLIFQLFPQEETEQLVLETESQDKVLSTVTGYNELSDEETEPNQQYEAKKLLFTEEELEKIPSKDQMDLDISSRNQLVAKFKEPQELPIEVPIDEDKEQTAEKLSTFVDDYVLHGNDYTYWGRQGNKLLFFQKTSEGQTYFSPDSMLLVTINDEYDVTEYTQTYIEDFKKSEHNGDLKQYSEKQAVKALQSQQYIEANDTIEVEKGFYPTIELSSKPNYAPAYKITVNNTKHYFYLLLPDYPYVYAPTESGFLSSLQPETEETQ; encoded by the coding sequence ATGCAGTGGAATAAAATAAAGCTCATGTTCATTCTCGCCTTCCTTGTCTTAAACATTTATCTTATCTTTCAGCTGTTTCCGCAGGAAGAAACGGAACAGCTAGTACTGGAGACAGAAAGCCAGGATAAAGTTCTGTCCACTGTGACAGGGTATAATGAGCTTTCTGATGAAGAAACGGAACCAAATCAGCAATATGAAGCTAAAAAGCTTCTTTTTACAGAAGAAGAATTAGAAAAGATCCCATCAAAGGATCAAATGGACCTTGATATTAGCTCGCGTAATCAGCTTGTTGCGAAATTTAAGGAACCACAGGAATTGCCGATCGAGGTTCCGATCGATGAAGATAAAGAGCAGACAGCTGAAAAATTAAGCACCTTTGTCGATGATTACGTCCTGCACGGAAATGATTATACCTATTGGGGCAGGCAAGGGAATAAACTGCTATTTTTCCAGAAGACAAGTGAAGGACAAACTTATTTTAGTCCGGATAGTATGCTGCTTGTCACTATCAATGACGAGTACGATGTAACCGAATATACACAAACATATATCGAGGATTTTAAAAAGAGCGAACATAACGGGGATCTAAAGCAGTATTCAGAGAAGCAGGCGGTTAAAGCACTGCAAAGTCAGCAGTATATTGAGGCCAATGACACAATTGAAGTGGAAAAAGGCTTCTATCCGACTATTGAGCTTTCTTCAAAGCCGAACTATGCACCTGCGTACAAAATAACAGTGAACAATACGAAGCATTACTTTTATTTGCTGCTGCCGGATTATCCATATGTGTACGCACCAACCGAGTCAGGTTTTTTAAGCAGTTTACAGCCAGAGACAGAAGAAACACAATAA
- a CDS encoding adenylosuccinate synthase produces the protein MSSVVVVGTQWGDEGKGKITDFLSQNAEVVARYQGGNNAGHTIKFDNVTYKLHLIPSGIFFPEKKCVLGNGMVIDPKALLEELEYLHERNVSTDNLVISNRAHVILPYHLKLDELQEEAKGVNKIGTTKKGIGPAYMDKAARMGIRIADLLDKDAFREKLEQNLEEKNRLFEKVYESKVFTVEEILDEYYEYGQQIAKYVTDTSVELNNALDQGRRVLFEGAQGVMLDIDQGTYPFVTSSNPIAGGVTIGSGVGPTKINHVVGVSKAYTTRVGDGPFPTELHDETGDQIREVGREYGTTTGRPRRVGWFDSVVVRHAQRVSGITDLSLNSIDVLTGIETLKICVAYRYNGEIMEHFPASLKELAQCEPVYEELPGWTEDITGVRNLSELPANARHYLERISQLTGIPLSIFSVGPDRTQTNEVRSVYSQ, from the coding sequence ATGTCCTCAGTAGTAGTAGTAGGAACCCAATGGGGAGATGAAGGTAAAGGAAAGATCACTGACTTCCTTTCACAAAATGCCGAGGTTGTTGCTCGTTATCAAGGCGGGAACAATGCTGGCCACACAATTAAATTCGATAATGTCACATATAAGCTTCACTTGATTCCATCCGGTATTTTCTTCCCGGAAAAGAAATGTGTATTAGGCAATGGTATGGTAATTGATCCAAAGGCGTTGCTTGAAGAATTGGAATATTTGCACGAACGCAATGTCAGCACAGATAATCTTGTTATTTCCAACCGTGCACACGTCATTCTTCCATATCATCTGAAATTGGATGAGCTTCAGGAAGAAGCAAAAGGCGTTAATAAGATCGGTACAACTAAAAAAGGTATCGGACCTGCTTACATGGATAAAGCAGCCCGCATGGGTATCCGGATTGCTGATTTGCTGGACAAGGATGCTTTCCGTGAAAAGCTGGAGCAGAACTTGGAAGAAAAGAACCGTCTGTTCGAGAAGGTTTATGAAAGCAAAGTCTTCACAGTGGAAGAAATACTTGATGAGTATTATGAATATGGACAGCAAATTGCGAAGTATGTAACTGATACATCCGTTGAGCTGAACAATGCATTGGATCAAGGCCGCCGCGTACTGTTCGAAGGTGCACAGGGCGTTATGCTTGATATCGACCAAGGTACGTACCCATTCGTTACAAGCTCCAACCCGATTGCAGGCGGAGTTACAATCGGTTCCGGTGTAGGACCAACGAAGATCAATCATGTTGTTGGTGTTTCCAAGGCATACACGACACGTGTTGGTGATGGTCCGTTCCCAACTGAATTGCATGATGAGACTGGTGATCAGATCCGCGAAGTTGGCCGTGAATACGGTACAACAACAGGTCGTCCGCGCCGTGTCGGCTGGTTCGATAGCGTTGTTGTCCGTCACGCGCAGCGTGTGAGCGGCATTACAGATCTTTCCTTGAACTCGATCGATGTACTGACAGGTATCGAAACATTGAAAATCTGTGTTGCTTACCGTTACAACGGTGAAATCATGGAGCATTTCCCAGCAAGCCTGAAAGAATTGGCACAATGTGAGCCAGTTTATGAAGAGCTGCCAGGCTGGACAGAAGATATTACAGGTGTTCGCAACTTGAGCGAGCTTCCAGCGAATGCGCGCCACTATCTTGAGCGTATTTCCCAGCTTACAGGTATTCCACTAAGCATCTTCTCTGTAGGTCCAGATCGTACACAAACAAACGAAGTAAGAAGTGTATACAGCCAATAA
- the rplI gene encoding 50S ribosomal protein L9: MKVIFTEDVKGKGKKGQVKEVPDGYARNYLLKNNLAVPATKGNVKVQEAKDNKQHQLELQEVEDAKKLRETLANLTVEVKAKSGEGGRLFGSITSKQIADELKKAHKIKLDKRKIELNEPIRALGYRDLDVKLHPEVTGKVKVHISEQ; this comes from the coding sequence ATGAAAGTAATCTTTACAGAAGACGTAAAAGGTAAAGGGAAAAAAGGACAAGTAAAAGAAGTGCCAGATGGTTATGCACGTAATTACTTGCTTAAAAATAACTTGGCTGTACCAGCTACAAAAGGAAATGTGAAAGTACAGGAAGCAAAAGACAATAAACAGCATCAGCTTGAACTCCAGGAAGTGGAGGATGCGAAAAAATTGCGTGAAACGCTTGCCAACCTAACAGTAGAAGTAAAAGCGAAGTCCGGAGAAGGCGGTCGTCTATTCGGATCTATCACAAGCAAACAAATCGCTGATGAGCTGAAAAAAGCTCATAAAATTAAATTGGACAAACGGAAGATCGAACTGAACGAACCGATTCGGGCTCTTGGTTATCGTGACTTGGATGTGAAGCTGCATCCGGAAGTAACAGGTAAAGTGAAAGTCCATATCAGCGAGCAATAA